One window from the genome of Metabacillus flavus encodes:
- the pdhA gene encoding pyruvate dehydrogenase (acetyl-transferring) E1 component subunit alpha, producing the protein MENGFEMIQIMDENGNLVNEEFKSFISESLTKEMYEKMILVRTFDRKAISLQRQGRLGTYAPFEGQEAAQVGSASALKERDWLFPTYRDHAATITFGHSLPHVLLYWNGRMEGCTVPSGKRIFPPAVPIATQLPHAAGAALAEKRRGTGNAAIVYFGDGATSEGDFHEGLNFASVFKSPVVFFNQNNHFAISVPIEKQMNSRTIAQKSVAYGIPGYRIDGNDIFAVYFYTKQALERARKGEGPTLLEAVTWRYGAHTTADDPKKYRDQEESLSKKRTIDPLLRLERYMKNEGIWEDEWADQVQKEAEEQIEGAVAEMEAFSPPDVNDLFDHVFAEPTWTIREQKEEYMNQIRGAGR; encoded by the coding sequence ATGGAAAACGGATTTGAAATGATTCAGATTATGGATGAAAACGGGAATCTTGTAAACGAGGAATTTAAATCCTTTATCTCAGAGTCTCTTACAAAGGAAATGTATGAAAAAATGATTCTCGTACGGACGTTTGACCGAAAAGCGATTTCTCTTCAAAGGCAGGGGCGGCTTGGCACGTATGCTCCGTTTGAAGGCCAGGAAGCGGCGCAGGTCGGCAGCGCTTCTGCTCTCAAGGAACGAGATTGGCTCTTCCCGACCTACCGTGACCATGCCGCCACCATTACATTTGGCCATTCGCTTCCTCATGTTCTTTTGTATTGGAACGGAAGAATGGAAGGCTGCACCGTTCCAAGCGGGAAACGAATTTTTCCGCCGGCTGTACCGATCGCCACCCAGCTTCCGCATGCGGCTGGCGCGGCGCTGGCCGAGAAGCGCAGAGGAACCGGGAATGCCGCTATCGTTTACTTTGGCGATGGTGCGACCTCTGAAGGAGATTTCCATGAAGGACTCAACTTTGCGAGTGTGTTTAAATCTCCGGTTGTCTTTTTTAATCAAAATAATCATTTCGCCATTTCCGTTCCCATTGAAAAGCAGATGAATTCCCGCACCATCGCGCAGAAATCTGTTGCCTACGGCATTCCGGGATACAGAATTGACGGCAATGATATCTTCGCGGTTTATTTTTATACAAAACAGGCTCTTGAACGCGCACGGAAAGGCGAGGGGCCGACATTGCTTGAGGCTGTGACATGGAGGTACGGGGCCCATACCACAGCGGACGATCCGAAGAAGTACAGAGATCAGGAGGAGAGCCTGAGCAAAAAGAGGACGATCGATCCGCTTCTGCGGCTTGAGCGCTATATGAAAAATGAGGGAATCTGGGAGGACGAATGGGCCGATCAGGTGCAAAAGGAAGCAGAGGAACAGATCGAAGGAGCCGTTGCCGAAATGGAAGCCTTCTCTCCGCCTGATGTCAATGATTTGTTTGACCATGTATTTGCAGAGCCAACCTGGACGATTCGGGAGCAGAAGGAAGAATACATGAACCAAATAAGAGGTGCTGGCCGATGA
- a CDS encoding alpha-ketoacid dehydrogenase subunit beta, whose amino-acid sequence MEMRVKTNKLTMVQAVTDGLRTMLQKKEEVVLLGEDIGSNGGVFRATEGLMEEFGEERVMDTPLSEAGLMGTAIGMAINGMIPVAEIQFLGFIYPAYEQIATHATRIRMRTMGEYTVPMVIRAPYGAGIRAPEIHSDSAEALFTHMPGMKVVCPSSPYDAKGLLIASIEDPDPVLFLEPLKLYRAGKEEVPEGEYRVEIGKAARRREGSDVTLIAWGAMAAQASKAAEKLEQSGVSCEVIDLRTLYPLDKEAIAESVQKTGRAVIVQEAHATGGLANDVMGVINDTSFLYLRAPITRVSGFDVPVPFFSLEEHYLPDTERIIQAVEKVIHY is encoded by the coding sequence ATGGAAATGAGAGTGAAAACGAACAAGCTGACAATGGTTCAGGCTGTTACGGACGGTCTCCGGACGATGCTTCAAAAGAAGGAAGAAGTGGTGCTTCTCGGAGAGGATATCGGCAGCAATGGGGGAGTCTTCCGGGCAACCGAAGGACTGATGGAGGAATTTGGGGAAGAGCGGGTGATGGATACCCCGCTAAGTGAAGCGGGACTTATGGGGACAGCAATCGGTATGGCCATCAATGGAATGATTCCGGTAGCAGAGATTCAGTTCCTCGGCTTTATCTATCCGGCCTACGAGCAAATCGCCACACATGCGACAAGAATCCGGATGAGAACGATGGGGGAATACACGGTTCCAATGGTGATCCGCGCTCCGTACGGTGCCGGAATCAGGGCGCCGGAAATTCATTCTGACAGCGCAGAAGCCCTGTTTACCCACATGCCTGGAATGAAGGTTGTTTGTCCGTCCTCTCCCTATGATGCAAAAGGTTTGCTCATCGCAAGCATCGAAGATCCAGATCCCGTTCTCTTCCTAGAACCGTTAAAGCTTTACCGGGCAGGCAAGGAAGAGGTGCCGGAAGGTGAATACAGAGTGGAAATCGGGAAAGCGGCCAGGCGGCGAGAGGGCAGCGATGTGACCCTGATCGCTTGGGGAGCGATGGCAGCCCAGGCCTCCAAGGCCGCTGAGAAGCTTGAGCAGTCAGGAGTCAGCTGTGAGGTCATTGATTTAAGAACGCTCTATCCGCTTGATAAAGAAGCCATAGCCGAATCTGTGCAGAAAACAGGCAGAGCGGTCATCGTTCAGGAAGCGCATGCTACAGGGGGACTTGCGAATGACGTGATGGGTGTTATCAATGATACGTCTTTTCTGTACTTGCGGGCACCGATTACAAGAGTGAGCGGTTTTGATGTACCTGTTCCATTTTTTTCGCTGGAGGAGCACTATCTGCCTGACACGGAACGAATCATTCAGGCTGTTGAAAAAGTCATTCACTATTAA
- a CDS encoding dihydrolipoamide acetyltransferase family protein — MLEVKLHDIGEGMTEGDILHYFVKQGERVERDQPLIEVQTDKMTAELPSPGAGMVKEILIDPGTTVSVGTTLLVIETDETDAVQLKESTPETRPVSARVLATPFTRKLARENRIDIEKLKGSGPAGRVTDEDVLGLAAKQKQPEPVKVAPVAEKKRITKANHGEKQTIPFKGRRKQIAKKMVHSLKTIPHVTHFEEVDMTELMTFRKELKEAGRSISAAAFFIKAAAIALKDFPVFNAKLDEEQEVIVLESEYNIGLAVDSPDGLIVPVLQQVETKSILEIHKEMKELNEKARENRLSRAELTGGTFTISNVGPLGSIGATPVINHPETGLMAFHATKEKPVVRNGEIVIGLIMNVSMSFDHRVADGAAAVAFTNRFKELIEHPKLLIVELV, encoded by the coding sequence ATGCTGGAAGTCAAGCTTCATGATATTGGAGAGGGCATGACGGAGGGAGACATTCTTCACTATTTCGTTAAACAGGGAGAGAGAGTCGAACGGGATCAGCCGCTGATCGAAGTGCAAACGGACAAAATGACGGCGGAGCTTCCTTCTCCAGGAGCGGGTATGGTGAAAGAAATCCTGATTGATCCAGGGACAACGGTATCAGTAGGAACGACACTTCTTGTCATTGAGACAGATGAAACGGATGCTGTCCAATTAAAGGAAAGCACTCCTGAGACCCGGCCGGTTTCAGCCAGGGTGCTCGCCACTCCTTTTACGAGAAAGCTTGCAAGGGAAAACCGGATTGATATTGAAAAGCTCAAGGGCTCCGGACCTGCAGGAAGAGTGACAGATGAAGATGTATTGGGATTGGCAGCGAAGCAAAAGCAGCCGGAACCGGTGAAGGTAGCGCCTGTGGCAGAAAAAAAACGGATCACAAAAGCAAATCATGGTGAAAAGCAGACCATTCCATTCAAGGGCAGAAGGAAACAAATCGCGAAGAAAATGGTTCATTCCCTCAAGACGATTCCGCATGTTACCCATTTTGAAGAAGTGGATATGACAGAGCTGATGACCTTCAGAAAGGAACTAAAGGAAGCGGGCCGCTCCATTTCGGCCGCCGCTTTTTTCATCAAGGCTGCTGCCATTGCATTAAAGGACTTTCCTGTATTCAACGCCAAACTCGATGAAGAACAGGAAGTCATTGTCCTTGAATCGGAGTACAATATCGGCCTTGCCGTTGATTCGCCGGATGGGCTGATTGTTCCAGTGCTGCAGCAGGTGGAAACGAAATCAATCCTTGAAATTCATAAAGAGATGAAGGAACTGAACGAAAAAGCGAGAGAAAACCGTTTGAGCCGGGCGGAGCTTACGGGCGGAACGTTCACCATCAGCAACGTTGGACCGCTTGGAAGCATAGGAGCAACTCCTGTCATTAATCATCCGGAAACAGGATTAATGGCCTTCCATGCGACAAAGGAAAAGCCTGTTGTCCGAAACGGGGAGATTGTGATTGGTTTAATAATGAACGTGTCCATGTCCTTCGACCACCGGGTCGCGGACGGAGCAGCGGCAGTCGCGTTTACAAACCGGTTTAAAGAACTGATTGAACATCCAAAATTGCTGATTGTGGAGCTGGTGTAA
- a CDS encoding dihydrolipoyl dehydrogenase family protein translates to MVVGELAQERELVIIGGGPGGYTAAIRAAQLGKEVTLIEKGDLGGVCLNQGCIPSKVLVHVSAKYGELSKIGGLGISMSDVSFDLSQTAEYKHQVTANLRKGVEALCRQHKVELVSGKASFLSDDRIGVENGDDFQVYSFKAAIIAAGTSPVSHPAAAVDPPYILDSRSLYSLESLPEHLILYGNDYTAIEAAFSYRILGCEVTLVHEHGFSGLDASIEKELLRVMKKAKIKWKKGMMLKQAVKQEGILKAVFIADDGTELELEGTHLYLQTEFQGNSEELGLNRLGIKTDSRGFVQIDRECRTSLSNIWAIGDITGGKLLAVKAISQGKAAAASIAGLPAEWNDGFIPMVIRSQPPIACAGLTEEEAKAEGYKVRTGVFSFAGNGFASLAGQKDGFAKVVSDAENEVILGVHLMGNGAAELISTGITALEMAAREEDLSFPLYPHPSMNEGLLEAVEDLAGLAIHKPPSKELARQR, encoded by the coding sequence ATGGTAGTTGGAGAACTGGCGCAGGAAAGAGAACTGGTCATCATCGGCGGGGGACCCGGAGGCTATACAGCGGCAATCCGGGCCGCACAGCTTGGTAAGGAAGTTACCCTGATTGAAAAGGGGGACCTTGGCGGTGTTTGCTTAAATCAGGGCTGTATCCCATCGAAGGTGCTCGTCCATGTATCAGCCAAGTATGGAGAGCTTTCTAAAATAGGCGGCTTAGGCATCAGCATGTCGGACGTATCATTTGATCTTTCTCAAACCGCTGAATACAAACATCAAGTGACAGCCAATTTGAGAAAAGGAGTGGAAGCGCTGTGCCGGCAGCATAAGGTAGAGCTGGTCAGCGGGAAAGCCTCGTTTTTATCCGATGATCGGATCGGAGTGGAGAACGGAGATGATTTTCAGGTCTACTCATTCAAAGCAGCCATCATTGCAGCCGGAACCTCCCCTGTTTCTCATCCAGCCGCTGCAGTAGATCCACCATATATTCTGGATTCGAGATCCCTGTACAGCCTGGAAAGTCTGCCGGAGCATCTGATTTTATATGGAAACGATTATACGGCGATTGAAGCGGCATTCAGCTACCGGATTTTAGGCTGTGAGGTCACCCTGGTTCATGAACACGGGTTTTCGGGACTGGATGCTTCCATAGAAAAAGAGCTTTTGAGGGTCATGAAAAAAGCAAAAATCAAGTGGAAGAAAGGAATGATGCTCAAGCAAGCCGTGAAACAGGAGGGCATCCTGAAAGCTGTATTTATAGCAGATGATGGAACAGAGCTTGAACTTGAAGGAACGCATCTTTATTTACAGACGGAGTTTCAAGGCAACTCAGAGGAGCTTGGGCTAAACCGCCTTGGCATTAAAACAGATTCCCGGGGCTTTGTGCAGATTGACCGGGAGTGCCGGACATCGCTATCTAATATTTGGGCTATTGGTGATATCACCGGCGGAAAGCTGCTGGCTGTTAAAGCAATCAGTCAGGGGAAAGCCGCCGCCGCTTCCATTGCCGGACTCCCAGCCGAATGGAATGACGGGTTCATTCCAATGGTCATCCGAAGCCAGCCGCCAATCGCTTGTGCGGGGTTAACAGAAGAAGAAGCGAAAGCTGAGGGATACAAGGTAAGGACGGGCGTGTTTTCTTTTGCCGGAAACGGCTTTGCTTCTCTTGCAGGGCAAAAAGACGGCTTTGCCAAAGTAGTTTCTGATGCAGAAAATGAGGTCATTCTTGGCGTCCACTTAATGGGCAACGGAGCGGCTGAATTGATCAGCACCGGAATCACCGCGCTTGAAATGGCGGCGAGGGAGGAAGACTTATCGTTCCCTCTCTATCCGCACCCAAGCATGAATGAAGGGCTGCTCGAAGCGGTAGAGGATCTCGCAGGACTCGCCATCCACAAGCCTCCTTCAAAAGAGCTTGCCCGCCAGCGTTAA
- a CDS encoding type IA DNA topoisomerase codes for MIVILAEKPDQGKLLAAPFPSVKKDGCIEVKPCGQFPKGAVITWAIGHLVDLKNPDEYDQTWKKWSLETLPIIPEKFEYKISKDKAKQFRIVRSMLKEASEIIIGTDAAREGENIARLLIMMSGAAHKPMKRLWLSSYTENAVKNGFSNLKEGRESEPLFYEAQARQIGDWLVGINASRLYTLLLQQKGVRENFSVGRVQTPVLKLIYDRQKEIEQFKSEPFFELEGEFTVKNGTYKGKIPKKFKSEEDMQKEIRPDITPDTNEYQAAVKDISVQEKRIKPPKLHSLSTLQASLNRRTKMSPTTVLKTVQKLYEKGFVSYPRTDSQYITEEEFSYLKGNLEGYKTTFSLSFAPKSLYPSKRYVDSSKVKDHYAIIPTEKLVSPAKFAAFSPQEKTVYEEVVKSMLKMFLDDHVYDETVITTSIGKNDFLTKGKTVKINGWKNLEGKEPKNEEEQRLPAVQEGEAARAVLAVKNGMTEPPKPYTLGQLITLMKTAGKYIEDKEMKEALNAAEGLGTEATRAGIIDTLILREFIEVNKNSVFVTQKGSILCDAVEGTILSKPEMTAKWETFLKGIGAGQKSREVFIENAGKLCFALMEQAKTDVGRLSVEDRIVPAQHDGAICRCPACKEGDIMDRRTFYGCSAYLNGCKQAFNKKILNKTISPAQIKLLCEKGKTRKIKGFKGKKNPFDAYLVLNNGKIEFSFK; via the coding sequence TTGATCGTCATTTTGGCGGAAAAGCCCGATCAGGGCAAGCTGCTCGCTGCTCCTTTTCCATCAGTGAAGAAAGACGGCTGCATTGAAGTAAAGCCGTGCGGGCAATTTCCGAAAGGCGCCGTTATCACGTGGGCTATTGGACATTTAGTCGATTTAAAGAATCCCGATGAATATGATCAAACATGGAAAAAATGGTCGCTTGAGACATTGCCGATCATTCCGGAAAAATTCGAATACAAAATATCGAAAGACAAGGCAAAGCAATTCAGGATCGTCCGATCGATGCTGAAGGAAGCCTCTGAAATTATTATCGGCACAGATGCGGCGCGAGAGGGCGAAAACATTGCCCGTCTCCTCATCATGATGTCCGGTGCCGCCCATAAACCGATGAAACGGCTTTGGCTTTCTTCCTATACAGAAAATGCGGTAAAAAACGGTTTTTCCAACCTGAAAGAGGGGAGAGAAAGCGAACCGCTTTTCTATGAAGCGCAGGCAAGGCAAATCGGTGATTGGCTTGTAGGAATTAATGCGAGCCGCCTCTACACCCTTCTTCTTCAGCAAAAAGGAGTAAGAGAGAATTTCAGTGTAGGCCGGGTTCAGACTCCAGTGCTGAAGCTGATCTATGACCGGCAGAAGGAAATTGAACAATTCAAATCAGAGCCATTCTTTGAGCTGGAAGGCGAATTCACCGTAAAGAACGGCACCTATAAGGGGAAAATTCCAAAGAAATTTAAATCCGAAGAGGACATGCAAAAGGAAATACGTCCTGATATCACACCGGACACGAATGAATATCAAGCCGCCGTTAAAGACATTTCCGTCCAGGAAAAGCGGATCAAGCCGCCGAAGCTTCATAGCCTTTCGACCCTGCAGGCAAGCCTGAACAGACGGACGAAAATGAGCCCGACCACTGTTTTGAAAACGGTCCAAAAGCTATATGAAAAGGGGTTTGTTTCGTACCCTCGGACAGATAGCCAATACATCACAGAAGAAGAATTTTCTTATTTAAAAGGGAATCTGGAAGGCTATAAAACTACCTTTTCCTTATCGTTTGCACCCAAGTCCCTATACCCATCCAAAAGATACGTAGATTCGAGCAAGGTGAAAGATCACTATGCCATCATTCCGACAGAAAAGCTTGTATCCCCCGCTAAATTCGCTGCTTTTTCCCCCCAGGAAAAAACAGTGTACGAAGAGGTCGTAAAAAGCATGCTCAAAATGTTTTTGGACGACCATGTGTATGACGAAACCGTCATCACCACTTCAATCGGGAAAAACGATTTTCTGACGAAGGGGAAGACCGTCAAAATAAACGGCTGGAAAAACCTCGAGGGGAAAGAACCCAAAAATGAGGAAGAGCAGCGGCTGCCTGCGGTTCAGGAAGGGGAAGCGGCAAGGGCTGTTCTCGCTGTGAAGAACGGCATGACCGAGCCTCCGAAGCCGTACACGCTCGGCCAGCTGATTACACTAATGAAAACGGCCGGAAAATATATCGAAGACAAGGAAATGAAGGAAGCGCTGAATGCTGCCGAAGGGCTTGGGACGGAAGCGACAAGAGCAGGGATCATCGATACCCTGATCCTGCGTGAGTTTATAGAAGTAAACAAAAACAGTGTGTTTGTCACCCAAAAAGGGAGTATATTGTGCGATGCAGTGGAGGGGACGATTCTCTCAAAACCGGAAATGACCGCGAAATGGGAGACCTTTTTAAAAGGGATTGGTGCCGGTCAGAAGTCCAGGGAAGTGTTCATCGAAAATGCAGGGAAGCTGTGCTTTGCCCTGATGGAGCAGGCTAAAACGGATGTGGGCCGTCTTTCTGTTGAAGACCGGATTGTGCCTGCTCAGCATGATGGAGCCATTTGCCGATGCCCGGCCTGCAAGGAAGGGGATATTATGGACAGGCGGACTTTTTACGGCTGTTCCGCCTACCTGAACGGCTGCAAGCAAGCTTTTAATAAAAAAATCTTAAATAAAACGATCAGTCCCGCCCAGATTAAATTATTGTGCGAAAAAGGGAAAACAAGAAAAATCAAAGGGTTTAAAGGCAAGAAAAATCCGTTTGATGCTTATCTCGTTTTAAATAACGGAAAAATTGAGTTTTCATTTAAGTAA
- a CDS encoding AAA family ATPase gives MEYLETIQPQLGRVVENIEKVMAGKREAAVLCLTALLAKGHVLLEDVPGVGKTMLVRSLAKSVSADFKRIQFTPDLLPSDVTGISIYNPQKMEFEYRPGPIMGNIVLADEINRTSPKTQSSLLEGMEEGNVTIDGQTMSLDKPFFVLATQNPIEYEGTYPLPEAQLDRFLFKIKMGYPTPQEELLVLNRADGEVPIAQIEPVITKIELIQLQSEMEKVYMDETVKRYIIEIVTKTRNHPSVYLGASPRGSVALMRASKAYAFLAGRDYVIPDDVQYLAPFALPHRMILKSEARYDGQSAADLVHEIISRTPVPVKRSMTP, from the coding sequence ATGGAATATTTGGAGACGATTCAACCTCAGCTTGGAAGAGTAGTAGAAAATATCGAGAAGGTCATGGCAGGCAAACGGGAGGCTGCCGTTTTATGTTTAACTGCACTGCTGGCGAAAGGCCATGTGCTTTTGGAGGATGTTCCGGGAGTCGGCAAAACGATGCTCGTAAGATCGCTTGCCAAATCGGTTAGTGCTGACTTTAAACGGATTCAATTCACTCCGGATTTACTGCCTTCTGATGTGACAGGCATTTCTATATATAACCCTCAAAAAATGGAGTTTGAATACCGTCCCGGCCCGATTATGGGAAATATCGTTCTGGCGGATGAAATTAACCGGACCTCGCCAAAAACCCAATCGTCTCTTCTGGAAGGCATGGAGGAAGGGAATGTCACGATTGACGGGCAGACGATGTCCCTCGACAAGCCTTTTTTCGTCCTTGCTACACAGAATCCTATTGAATATGAAGGAACGTACCCGCTTCCGGAAGCACAGCTGGACCGCTTCCTATTTAAAATTAAAATGGGCTATCCGACTCCGCAGGAAGAGCTTCTTGTTCTGAACCGTGCGGACGGGGAAGTGCCGATTGCCCAAATCGAACCGGTTATAACGAAGATTGAGCTCATTCAGCTGCAGAGTGAAATGGAAAAGGTTTATATGGATGAAACCGTGAAGCGCTACATCATTGAGATCGTCACGAAAACCCGTAATCATCCATCTGTTTATCTTGGGGCAAGTCCAAGGGGTTCAGTAGCCCTGATGAGAGCATCTAAAGCATATGCTTTCCTTGCCGGTAGAGATTACGTGATTCCTGATGATGTTCAGTATTTGGCTCCATTTGCCCTGCCTCACCGCATGATTTTAAAATCAGAAGCCCGCTATGATGGACAGTCTGCCGCAGACCTTGTCCATGAGATTATCAGCCGCACCCCTGTGCCGGTGAAGAGGTCCATGACCCCTTGA
- a CDS encoding DUF58 domain-containing protein — translation MKDILRSLKSIWKLILLLLLTALAFCYAMFQGGFVSWFLFYAFLPFAVYSILLAVYPLQTFRAARTLSKDQFSAGEILKGEITLERPFPFPLIYIIAEECLPSGLKQTAADQPARKLFFLGFRRKSVFTYTVQSMKRGEHHFSRIRIKTGDLLGLFEKEVTIKTDKTILVYPTAFSMGYRHSKPQYEQGASASSQRYIKDTTMASGIREYQPGDRMAWIDWKATAKRDSFMTKEFEQTRTHDAVLIMDQQASDSFEPMVTFTASLAKAVIKTGAPLGFILLGTELDTTPVQSGEKQLQTIFRKLARVNPEPSSASFSIWEERMTSQGGYRSSNLFIVSVLTMELVRKLEHRASYSDLKLYFIRKKNQLLTQEEEVLLDRLNKRGIAAEAVSEGIFNQALKEVKGL, via the coding sequence TTGAAGGACATCCTGAGAAGCTTAAAATCGATCTGGAAACTCATTCTGCTGCTGCTATTGACGGCGCTTGCCTTTTGCTATGCGATGTTTCAAGGCGGCTTCGTCAGCTGGTTTCTTTTTTACGCATTTCTGCCTTTTGCCGTTTATTCCATCCTCCTTGCTGTTTATCCGCTTCAAACCTTTCGAGCGGCAAGAACGCTTAGCAAGGATCAGTTTTCTGCGGGCGAAATTCTTAAAGGGGAGATTACGCTCGAAAGACCATTTCCCTTTCCGCTTATCTATATAATCGCTGAGGAATGCCTGCCATCGGGTCTGAAGCAGACCGCTGCTGATCAGCCGGCAAGAAAGTTGTTTTTCCTGGGATTTCGCCGCAAATCGGTTTTTACGTATACGGTTCAATCCATGAAGCGCGGAGAGCATCATTTTTCCCGTATCCGCATTAAAACCGGTGATCTTCTCGGTTTATTTGAAAAAGAGGTCACGATTAAGACGGATAAAACCATTCTCGTCTACCCAACTGCCTTTTCAATGGGCTACAGGCATTCAAAGCCCCAGTATGAGCAAGGTGCAAGCGCTTCCTCTCAGCGCTATATAAAAGACACTACGATGGCATCCGGCATCCGCGAATATCAGCCGGGTGACCGGATGGCGTGGATTGACTGGAAGGCAACAGCAAAAAGAGATTCGTTTATGACAAAGGAATTTGAACAGACCCGCACACATGATGCGGTGCTGATTATGGATCAGCAAGCGTCTGATTCATTTGAACCGATGGTTACCTTTACGGCCTCTCTGGCAAAAGCCGTTATTAAAACAGGGGCTCCGCTTGGATTCATTTTGCTGGGAACTGAATTGGATACAACACCCGTTCAGTCCGGAGAAAAACAGCTTCAAACGATTTTCCGCAAGCTTGCGAGGGTAAATCCTGAACCAAGCTCCGCCTCTTTTTCAATATGGGAGGAGCGGATGACGAGCCAGGGGGGCTATCGTTCCTCCAATCTGTTTATCGTTTCCGTTCTTACGATGGAGCTCGTCAGGAAGCTTGAGCACCGGGCAAGCTACAGCGACCTCAAGCTTTATTTCATTCGGAAAAAGAATCAGCTCCTTACCCAGGAGGAAGAGGTTTTGCTCGACCGCTTGAACAAGCGGGGCATAGCTGCTGAAGCTGTATCGGAAGGTATCTTTAATCAAGCCTTGAAAGAGGTGAAGGGCTTATGA